The DNA segment GATAAACTTTAATTGAAGGAGGTATTAATATGACAAAGTATATCATAGAAACTAAACAACTTACTAAAATATATGGGGATCAGAAAGCTGTAAATAATGTGAATATCCATGTGAAAAAAGGACGTATTTACGGTTTACTCGGTCGTAATGGCGCCGGTAAAACTACAATCATGAAAATGATTTTAGGGTTAACGTCTACCTCTTCTGGTGAGGTAGACGTATTCGGAAAGAATATTAAGGGTAGAGAAAAGCAGGTATATCCCAGAATTGGAGCGATTATCGAAACGCCCGGATTCTATCCAAACTTAACTGGAACAGAAAATTTAAATATTTTTGCAAAACTGCGTGGTACATCTGCTCCTAACGCTGTGAAGAACGCATTGGAAGTTGTAGGATTACCGTATAAGGATAAGAAGCTGTTCGGTGAGTATTCTCTCGGTATGAAACAACGTCTTGGTATTGCTAATGCTATTTTGCATGACCCAGAACTATTGATTTTAGATGAACCTACAAACGGTCTTGATCCTATAGGTATAGCCGAAGTCAGGGATTTTATTAAGAATTTGAGCGTTGAACGTGGAAAAACAATTCTTATTTCCAGCCATATTCTTTCGGAAATTTCATTGCTTGCGGATGATATTGGAATTATCGACAATGGTATTCTGTTAGAAGAAAGTAGTATGGAGGAACTTAAACGAAAAAATGGTAAGTATATTCTACTTCAAGTTTCTGATGCTGCCAAAGCTACCTTGATTTTGGAACGTCAATTCGGTTTGAAAGATTATTCTGTGCAAGATGATCATACGTTGCAAATCTATGATCATTCTCTGGATATGGCTTCTGTTAATAAGGCACTTATAGTGGGAGATGTGTCGGTTATTAGTTCTCAGCTTTGTAATGATACTTTAGAGGACTATTTTAGGAAAATTACGGGAGGAGATGGCATTGCTTAAACTTATTGAAATAGAATTTCTTAAGTTACGACGCAGAAAATTTGTGTGGATGATGATGTTTTCAGCTCTGATCATGCCATTTCTAGCATACTTATTATTTAAATATGCGTGGAATACAGGCGGTGACCCTGTACAGTTTTATAAATGGTCAGCGTTCGGACTTACACTTTTTATTATTTTGCCTGTTGTTTTAGGAATACTAAGCACGATGCTGATGTACAATGAAAACCAATACGATATGCTTAAACAACTTTGGATTGTGCCTGTCAGCAAAATGAGATATTTCTTTAGTAAATTTTTTGTGGTTTTGATTTATTCTGTTTGCTTCATGATCGTTACAGCTGTAGGTTCCGTTATATTTAGTATACTTCTCGGAGATATCGCATTTGATTGGCAGAACGTTTTGTTTTTGATAAGAAAGTGTTTGGAAATCGGTGTTATTACAGCTTTTGCAATGCTGCCGATTTTGGCAATTGCTACAACGCAAAAAGGATATATTCTACCAGTTTCTATAACACTAGTCTATGCATTTCTTGGTTCTATTATAGTATCGATAAATATGTATCTACATCCGTTATCTAGCATGGCAGTAATCGTTGCTCGAAACGGAGATATTCCAGGGCTGAATAATACACAGGTAATTAGTATACCTTTGGCGTTTCTTAGCATTTTTGTCTGGGGAATTGTATCCGTACTCCTTGCAAACGTTGCATTAGCAAGAAGAAAGTGAGGTGTTAATCATGCGAACATTACTTTGGGCGGAACGTCAGAAGATTCGCCGTTTAAGTTTTGTTTGGATTGCAATTTTTGCGACAGTTATGGTAGCGGTTATTGTTTTTTTATCGGGATTAACAGACAATGACGGTATTCGAGATATAGATACTATAGGTTGGTATATGGCTGTGGCTCAACCACTGGCAACATTTTTCGTACTTCCAGCGGTTATTGCTCTCTTAGGTAGTTACATGATTTGTCGCGAAGAACAGGAGCATACAATTGAATCACTTCGACTTATCCCCGTGAATGAAGCAAAGTTGACTATTGCAAAAATGATTATAACCCTTATATGTAGTATTCTTTTTTACTTGTTACTTTTTGCTATAACATTTTTCACTGAAGCGGCTTTACACTTTTCTGATTTATCAATAGGTATGGTCATGAAATTTTTAAAAGCTTATTTATTGGATGGTCTATGCATATTCCTTGCGATCTCACCTATTATTGCTTTGGTATCGCATATGAAAAATGGATATTGGATTGCGTTAGTTATCACTGAATTTTATTCTTTTATTGGATTATTTACGAGTACGTCAAATACCCTAAAAGCTTTATATCCTATTACAGCTGTATTTACCATTTCTGGCTACTATGACGCATCGATAAGTCAAGTCATGCTTAGTTGCATTAGTTTACTGTTTTGCGTAGGGCTTGCCGCAGTAATACTTGCTGGCATGAACAAATGCAAATGAAATAGACCATCTATCCGCCAAACCTGAGTTGTCCAACATGCTCGAAAAAGAGCTTTGTTTTTAGGTGCCTCAAACGCGCATCAGAAAATATTTCCGCTCTCTCAAGTATAAATGAATCTTCCTCAATAATTCGAAAACCTTCGCGCGCTGCACTCGTTATATCCATTTTTACAACCATGAACGGCAGTCCTTACCTAGCATATGCTGGGTCGTGAATATAGGAACGTTTTGAGACATCATAGATCTATTTTATTTATCGGAATAGGTTGAATACCTCACAATGATCACTACGGTTCTCTCCGAGTTTTTCTCAACGTCCCCAAATGGCTTCATTTTAGGTAGTAGCCGTGAAGCCCTATAGAGCCTTGAAAAAGCGAAAAAACCCGCGAAAAACCTTTATTTTACAAGGCTTTTCGCGGGTTTTAGATTCCTCTTCTTTGACTTAATTTCTCTATCTTCCGAATAGCATGTGCGATGAAACTACGCGATGATACCGCTAACCGCACTCGACTCAAATCGTATCCGCAGCTCAGTGAACACGATATCGAAGGAGTTTCGAAGTATGTCACGGAGAAAGAACGTACTAAGGTTCAAGGATGTTACACCGCAAGCATCGCCGGTTTATGTTGTTGAAGATTTTGAGGGTTCGGTTGCTTTATTTTTACACAATTTAAATCTATTATTTTAAAGCTCGAAATTCCCAACATATGTTTAGTTTTACCGATTTAAGTGGACTATTTCAATTACCAAGTAAAGTAAAAGAGAAATTGACCTAATACTATATTACGGTTAAAAGACAGTCTGATTATCTTAGTGTTCTGACTTGTCATAACCACATCTCCTCTATTCAACTAAAAATTGTTAAGTAATCATTGTTTTTTTCAACCCATCTCTTCCGCTATGCTTCTATTGCTTTCAATATACTGATTTTTTTAGAGAAAAAATGATCAAAGTTCAAGTTGTTAAGGTTTAAGAAAATTCGAATGACGGATTGTAAATGAAGTATGATACCTAAAAAATAAAAGGCTCATAGAGGATTTGTGTGAGATGGAAGTTATAATACGCTCATTTACAGGAGAAGTGAACAATAGCGACTTTACCTTGGGTATGGTTTTACTAAGGTTATAGTTATTAACTAGATAAAGTTTTAGTATAGAGGTGTTGGAGTTTCGCTCTAGCTTGCTGGGTAATGAAATGCCAATGCCATTGAACCAATTTTTGGTTCAGGATACACTCGACTCTCAGGCGGTTACTTCCTGCTGCAGGTGTTCCATGGAGCCCATTCGGCGAATAGATGACTTTTTTACAAATTTGGATTTTACTCATGAAGATTTTCGATATCAATTAGGCTATGCCGGTTCTGGCACTGTGCCGGAAGAATTACTTAAAAGCTCAGATTTTAATGACCAATCGCTACGACAATGGCAGGATAAGCAAATCAATATTACTAACAGCTTGGAAGAAATTAAAGAACAATCTATCTTTAATTCACTTGATAGAATTCATAAAAGAAGCGTAACAAAAAGAGCTACTAATTTTGTGCCTATGAACGGTTGTTGTGTTGTTGGATCCCGACGATTATTTGTTTCTACAGATGGCGATTTTTTCGCATGTGAAAGGGTCGGAAACAGTCCTTCAATAGGAAATGTAAATCAAGGAATTATTGAGGAAAAGATTTATAGTAAATATGTTTAGGAATTCTCGGGTAAACAT comes from the Paenibacillus lentus genome and includes:
- a CDS encoding ABC transporter ATP-binding protein, whose translation is MTKYIIETKQLTKIYGDQKAVNNVNIHVKKGRIYGLLGRNGAGKTTIMKMILGLTSTSSGEVDVFGKNIKGREKQVYPRIGAIIETPGFYPNLTGTENLNIFAKLRGTSAPNAVKNALEVVGLPYKDKKLFGEYSLGMKQRLGIANAILHDPELLILDEPTNGLDPIGIAEVRDFIKNLSVERGKTILISSHILSEISLLADDIGIIDNGILLEESSMEELKRKNGKYILLQVSDAAKATLILERQFGLKDYSVQDDHTLQIYDHSLDMASVNKALIVGDVSVISSQLCNDTLEDYFRKITGGDGIA
- a CDS encoding ABC transporter permease, translating into MALLKLIEIEFLKLRRRKFVWMMMFSALIMPFLAYLLFKYAWNTGGDPVQFYKWSAFGLTLFIILPVVLGILSTMLMYNENQYDMLKQLWIVPVSKMRYFFSKFFVVLIYSVCFMIVTAVGSVIFSILLGDIAFDWQNVLFLIRKCLEIGVITAFAMLPILAIATTQKGYILPVSITLVYAFLGSIIVSINMYLHPLSSMAVIVARNGDIPGLNNTQVISIPLAFLSIFVWGIVSVLLANVALARRK
- a CDS encoding ABC transporter permease, with protein sequence MRTLLWAERQKIRRLSFVWIAIFATVMVAVIVFLSGLTDNDGIRDIDTIGWYMAVAQPLATFFVLPAVIALLGSYMICREEQEHTIESLRLIPVNEAKLTIAKMIITLICSILFYLLLFAITFFTEAALHFSDLSIGMVMKFLKAYLLDGLCIFLAISPIIALVSHMKNGYWIALVITEFYSFIGLFTSTSNTLKALYPITAVFTISGYYDASISQVMLSCISLLFCVGLAAVILAGMNKCK